From Alteromonas sp. RKMC-009, one genomic window encodes:
- a CDS encoding DUF3820 family protein, with translation MDPAFLKTAVNAQMPFGKYAGRKLFYLPEPYLVWFHKQGFPQGKLGEQLALMYEIKLNGLEAVAEPLLED, from the coding sequence ATGGATCCGGCGTTCTTAAAAACCGCAGTTAACGCACAAATGCCGTTCGGCAAATATGCCGGCAGAAAACTGTTCTATCTGCCGGAACCTTATCTGGTGTGGTTTCACAAACAAGGCTTCCCGCAGGGAAAGCTTGGCGAACAACTGGCTCTGATGTACGAGATCAAATTAAACGGGCTGGAGGCTGTCGCAGAGCCCTTGCTTGAGGACTGA
- a CDS encoding ABCB family ABC transporter ATP-binding protein/permease has protein sequence MRPSRFNVSPDTPVRWHVLNQLWPYLLEFKSRVAIALACLIAAKLAAIGLPYVLKYTVDSLNTKDAATGLVAVPLALIVAYGTLKLLNVIIGEVRDTLFGRVTERAMRRMGLRVFKHLHDLDLSFHLNRQTGGLSRDIERGTSGISFLMRFMVFNIGPTLLEILIVTGLLFFQFGLSFATIILASVIAYVAYSMKATNWRTRFVHAMNQADSSTHSRAVDSLLNFETVKYFSNEAYEANRYDNNLADWEQARRKNRLSLFALNGGQAFIIAVAMTAMLANAAYGVARGDMTIGDFVLINAFTMQIFMPLNFLGFVYREIRGSMANIDNMFALLDTRSSVQDEDSAPPLNITRGEICFENVSFSYRDDRPILKNISFTIKPGEKVAIVGASGAGKSTLVKLLFRFYDTNRGRILIDGQDIRKVSQQSLREKLGIVPQDTVLFNDTLLENIRYGNPDASDADIEQAIRTAHLDSFIAQLPEKGETRVGERGLKLSGGEKQRVAIARAVLKNPPVLLFDEATSSLDSGAERAIMEALSELASGHTTIMIAHRLSTITDAGNILVLKQGELAEQGTHQELLMQQGEYARLWTLQQKQED, from the coding sequence ATGAGACCATCCCGATTTAATGTTTCACCGGACACTCCGGTGCGCTGGCACGTGCTGAATCAGCTCTGGCCTTATTTACTTGAGTTTAAAAGCCGCGTTGCCATCGCACTGGCCTGCCTGATCGCGGCAAAGCTTGCAGCAATCGGTCTGCCCTATGTACTTAAATACACAGTCGATTCACTGAACACAAAAGATGCGGCCACCGGTCTGGTTGCCGTGCCTCTGGCATTAATTGTGGCATACGGTACGTTGAAATTGCTTAACGTGATCATCGGTGAAGTCAGAGACACGCTGTTCGGACGGGTCACTGAAAGGGCCATGCGACGTATGGGGCTACGGGTTTTTAAACACTTGCATGACCTTGATTTATCTTTCCATCTGAACCGTCAGACCGGCGGTTTGTCGCGGGATATAGAGCGCGGTACCAGCGGCATCAGCTTTCTGATGCGGTTTATGGTATTCAATATCGGCCCTACTCTGCTGGAAATTCTGATTGTAACCGGCCTGCTCTTTTTTCAGTTTGGCCTTTCTTTTGCCACTATTATCCTTGCCTCCGTCATTGCATATGTAGCTTATTCCATGAAAGCAACAAACTGGCGTACGCGCTTTGTTCATGCCATGAATCAGGCTGATTCATCAACCCATTCAAGGGCGGTAGACAGCTTACTGAACTTTGAAACAGTGAAGTACTTCAGCAATGAGGCATATGAAGCCAACCGTTACGACAATAACCTTGCTGACTGGGAACAGGCCAGACGTAAAAACCGGTTATCGTTATTTGCTTTGAATGGCGGTCAGGCGTTTATCATCGCAGTGGCAATGACGGCCATGCTTGCAAACGCCGCTTACGGCGTCGCACGGGGCGACATGACCATCGGTGATTTTGTATTAATAAACGCATTTACTATGCAAATATTTATGCCGCTAAACTTTTTAGGGTTCGTTTACCGGGAGATCCGCGGTTCCATGGCAAACATAGACAATATGTTCGCCCTCCTGGATACCCGTTCTTCAGTGCAAGATGAAGACAGTGCACCGCCACTGAACATCACCCGTGGAGAAATCTGTTTTGAGAATGTCAGCTTTTCTTACCGCGATGACAGACCAATCCTCAAAAATATCAGTTTTACCATCAAGCCAGGTGAAAAGGTGGCCATTGTGGGTGCCAGCGGTGCCGGTAAATCGACGCTTGTTAAATTGCTTTTCCGCTTTTACGACACAAACCGGGGGCGCATATTGATTGACGGACAGGACATCCGGAAAGTGTCGCAGCAATCATTGAGAGAAAAGCTGGGTATTGTCCCCCAGGACACCGTATTGTTTAACGATACGTTGCTGGAAAATATCCGCTACGGTAACCCGGATGCCAGTGATGCGGATATCGAACAGGCGATTCGTACCGCCCATCTGGACAGCTTTATTGCTCAATTGCCTGAGAAGGGCGAAACCCGTGTGGGTGAACGGGGATTAAAACTCTCCGGCGGAGAAAAGCAAAGGGTAGCCATCGCCCGTGCAGTGTTGAAAAATCCGCCCGTACTGCTTTTCGATGAAGCCACTTCCTCTCTGGACAGCGGTGCTGAGCGTGCCATCATGGAGGCCCTGTCTGAGCTTGCTTCCGGACACACTACGATTATGATTGCACACCGGTTATCAACCATTACAGATGCAGGTAACATTCTTGTACTAAAACAGGGTGAACTGGCAGAACAGGGTACCCATCAGGAATTGCTGATGCAGCAAGGCGAATACGCACGCCTGTGGACACTACAACAAAAACAGGAAGACTAA
- the moaA gene encoding GTP 3',8-cyclase MoaA, producing MLQDNFGRRFHYLRLSITEACNFKCQYCLPDGYHGPSDDTFLTLPEIDTLVQAFAGLGTSKIRITGGEPSLRRDFTDVIALCKNTNGINKVATTTHGGRLARDAQKWRDAGLDQVNVSIDSLDPRQFADIAGQNKLTQVLDGVSAAIDTGMTVKVNSVYLKHFAGKQLQQFKDWLKDTPITLRFIELMETGDHPEFFAQQHLSGGPLKQQLLNEGWMPVLRSKDAGPAQEFHHPDYAGRIGLIMPYSKDFCASCNRLRVAANGKLHLCLFSEHGIDIRPYLQQGDVQALMAHLQQLLTQKHATHYLQDGNTGATSHLAMLGG from the coding sequence TTGTTACAGGACAACTTTGGTCGCCGGTTTCATTATCTGCGTTTATCCATCACAGAAGCATGCAATTTTAAGTGCCAGTATTGCCTGCCTGACGGATACCACGGGCCTTCTGACGACACATTTCTTACGCTGCCTGAGATAGATACGCTGGTACAGGCCTTTGCCGGTCTTGGCACATCTAAAATCCGGATCACCGGCGGTGAACCCAGCCTGAGGCGGGATTTTACCGACGTGATTGCACTGTGTAAGAACACTAACGGCATTAATAAAGTGGCGACCACCACCCACGGCGGACGCCTGGCCAGAGATGCACAAAAATGGCGTGATGCCGGTCTTGATCAGGTTAATGTGAGCATTGACAGTCTTGACCCCCGCCAGTTTGCCGACATTGCCGGACAGAATAAATTAACTCAGGTGCTGGATGGCGTCAGTGCTGCCATTGATACCGGCATGACTGTGAAAGTGAATTCTGTTTATCTTAAACATTTTGCCGGTAAACAACTTCAGCAGTTTAAAGACTGGTTGAAAGACACGCCAATTACCTTACGTTTCATTGAGTTGATGGAAACCGGTGATCATCCTGAATTCTTTGCACAACAGCACTTATCCGGCGGGCCGCTGAAGCAACAGCTGCTTAATGAAGGCTGGATGCCGGTATTGCGCAGCAAAGATGCCGGTCCGGCGCAGGAGTTTCATCATCCGGATTACGCAGGCCGCATTGGGCTCATCATGCCTTACAGCAAAGATTTCTGCGCCAGTTGTAATCGTCTCAGGGTGGCCGCAAACGGCAAGTTACACCTCTGCCTGTTCAGTGAGCACGGTATTGATATCCGCCCTTATCTGCAGCAGGGTGATGTGCAGGCATTAATGGCACACTTGCAGCAGTTGCTGACTCAGAAGCACGCGACGCATTATCTGCAGGATGGTAATACCGGAGCAACGTCACATCTTGCGATGTTGGGCGGCTGA
- a CDS encoding GNAT family N-acetyltransferase, whose amino-acid sequence MHIPHTKRLSFHFVTADDAEFLWSVDQDEAVMKYINGGKKTSMETIREQFIPRIRAFSDEAKGWGLWRVSALESPQEDLGWILVRPFGFFTGERDDNNLELGWRFHRKTWGKGIATEAAAQVKQALYVNGTNQFSAIALPDNKASVNVMEKLGMTFSHRYLYSDAVFNDEVVVYRQTLLPAKPVC is encoded by the coding sequence ATGCACATTCCTCATACAAAAAGATTGTCCTTTCATTTTGTCACCGCAGATGACGCAGAGTTTTTGTGGTCGGTGGATCAGGATGAAGCCGTGATGAAGTACATCAATGGCGGTAAAAAAACATCTATGGAGACGATTCGGGAACAGTTTATTCCGCGGATCCGGGCGTTTTCTGATGAAGCGAAAGGGTGGGGGCTTTGGCGGGTGAGTGCTCTGGAGTCACCACAGGAAGATCTGGGTTGGATTCTGGTGCGGCCCTTCGGATTTTTCACCGGTGAAAGGGATGATAATAATCTGGAGCTGGGCTGGCGCTTTCACCGCAAAACCTGGGGAAAGGGGATTGCCACCGAAGCTGCAGCACAGGTCAAACAGGCGTTATATGTTAACGGGACAAACCAGTTTTCAGCCATTGCACTGCCGGATAACAAGGCATCAGTAAACGTAATGGAAAAGCTGGGTATGACGTTTTCGCACCGTTATCTCTATTCTGATGCAGTGTTCAATGATGAAGTCGTGGTTTACCGGCAGACACTGTTACCAGCAAAACCGGTGTGCTGA
- a CDS encoding response regulator, which yields MNIKLARAIRVLIVDDQILAKGYLKYTMEELGFQQISYIDKADEALRLIREETFELVVCAYDLREEKEGYFLYEQLKAHKILPLTTAFVFISSDTTAEIVHSIVELQPDEFLAKPFSVKELDKRLSRVLVRKQALKDVYALMDKGDFEGALDELERFLTEPNNAEFFPLALRTKGELLLLCEHFEEAADFYQAIINVQDFTWAKLGLVRCYLQLDKDDEAEKLILRLAFQPDAMLSAYDLLAALQIKQQEFDDALESVTLASSISPRNVHRHKQAVDLSKITHDFPAQFDAARRVVKYAKHSIHDKPENYLNVARAGIDFAMTADAAETGKLVRQTQDFIRQMKEAFPKAEVDSELKVIDARLYYLEDETDKARMLLSQLQNADMSHENTEALMDRAKAFHEVGLQEHALAILDEVERRCVTDENQSALFMHYLKQQQQEKREIAESPKALNNTAVNYFREGDVANALIAFRQAFTVMPKNPAIALNLLQTTASEIRDNPARQTEDNKKIIFNCMKTLESATLTDEQERRYHRVKSSLSGL from the coding sequence ATGAATATCAAGCTTGCCCGCGCTATTCGTGTTCTGATTGTAGATGATCAGATCCTGGCGAAGGGATATTTGAAATACACAATGGAAGAACTCGGGTTCCAGCAAATCAGTTATATTGATAAAGCTGACGAAGCCCTGCGCCTGATAAGAGAAGAAACCTTTGAACTTGTCGTGTGCGCGTATGATCTGCGGGAAGAAAAGGAAGGTTACTTTCTCTACGAACAACTCAAAGCCCACAAGATCCTGCCTCTGACCACTGCGTTCGTTTTTATTTCTTCAGACACTACTGCTGAGATCGTTCATTCCATCGTTGAACTGCAACCGGACGAGTTTCTTGCCAAACCGTTCTCAGTAAAAGAGCTGGATAAACGTCTGAGTCGCGTACTGGTTCGCAAACAAGCGCTCAAAGATGTTTATGCGTTGATGGACAAGGGGGATTTCGAAGGGGCACTTGACGAACTTGAGCGCTTTCTGACGGAGCCCAATAACGCTGAATTTTTCCCGCTGGCCCTGCGAACAAAAGGCGAATTATTGCTTTTATGCGAACACTTTGAAGAAGCCGCTGATTTTTATCAGGCCATCATCAATGTGCAGGATTTTACCTGGGCAAAGCTGGGACTGGTTCGTTGCTATCTGCAACTGGATAAAGATGATGAAGCGGAAAAGCTTATCCTCAGGCTGGCATTTCAGCCGGACGCCATGCTCAGCGCCTACGATTTACTGGCGGCGTTGCAGATAAAGCAACAGGAGTTCGATGATGCGCTGGAGTCTGTCACTCTGGCATCCTCAATCTCTCCCCGTAATGTGCACCGGCATAAACAGGCCGTGGATTTGTCTAAGATCACCCACGATTTCCCTGCGCAGTTTGACGCAGCAAGACGGGTGGTAAAATACGCTAAGCATTCGATTCACGACAAACCAGAAAATTACCTCAACGTGGCCCGCGCGGGCATTGATTTTGCCATGACCGCCGACGCAGCAGAGACAGGAAAACTGGTCAGGCAAACGCAGGACTTTATCCGTCAGATGAAAGAAGCGTTTCCGAAAGCAGAGGTAGACAGTGAACTAAAAGTCATTGATGCCAGGCTGTATTATCTTGAAGATGAAACCGATAAAGCCCGCATGCTGTTGAGTCAGTTACAAAATGCCGATATGAGCCATGAGAATACTGAAGCCCTGATGGACAGAGCGAAAGCTTTTCATGAGGTTGGCTTGCAGGAGCATGCGTTAGCGATTCTGGATGAAGTTGAGCGGCGTTGTGTTACCGATGAAAATCAAAGTGCGCTGTTTATGCATTATCTGAAGCAGCAACAGCAGGAGAAACGGGAGATTGCAGAAAGCCCGAAAGCGCTGAACAACACGGCTGTAAACTATTTCCGCGAAGGCGATGTAGCCAATGCGCTTATTGCCTTCCGCCAGGCATTTACGGTTATGCCAAAGAACCCTGCCATAGCGCTGAATCTGCTGCAAACCACCGCGTCTGAGATCAGGGATAACCCTGCGAGGCAAACAGAAGACAATAAAAAAATAATTTTCAACTGCATGAAAACGCTGGAGTCGGCCACCCTGACAGATGAACAGGAACGCCGCTATCACCGGGTAAAAAGTAGTCTCAGCGGCCTTTAA
- the gltX gene encoding glutamate--tRNA ligase, with protein sequence MSVVTRFAPSPTGYLHVGGARTALYSWLYAKAKGGEFVLRIEDTDLERSTEEAKQAILDGMQWLGLTWDKGPYYQTQRFDRYKELIQQMLDEGKAYKCFMSSEELDAIREKQKDNGEKPRYPGTWRDRTDHPEGQPFVIRFKNPQEGTVVINDHIRGKIEISNKELDDLIIQRSDGSPTYNFCVVVDDWDMGITHVVRGEDHINNTPRQINILEALGAPVPEYAHVSMILGDDGKKLSKRHGAVSVMQYRDDGYLPQAVLNYLVRLGWSHGDQEIFSLKEMIEYFDLDAIGQSASAFNTEKLVWLNQHYMKTLPASEVASRLKWHFDEMNIDLAAGPALESVIAIQADRVKTLKELAEISTYFYVDFEDFDANAAKKHLRPVAKEPLEMVKDKLLAIEEWNPENIGAAINAAAESLGVGMGKVGMPLRVAATGSGNSPSLDVTLNLLSKAKIEERINKALTFIANRENS encoded by the coding sequence ATGTCTGTCGTAACGCGATTTGCTCCCAGCCCTACAGGCTATCTTCACGTTGGTGGTGCCCGTACTGCACTTTATTCCTGGTTATATGCAAAAGCCAAAGGTGGCGAATTTGTTCTTCGTATAGAAGATACCGATCTGGAACGTTCAACAGAAGAAGCCAAGCAAGCCATTCTTGATGGTATGCAATGGCTGGGTCTGACCTGGGATAAAGGTCCGTATTATCAGACACAACGTTTTGACCGTTATAAAGAACTGATTCAGCAAATGTTGGATGAAGGTAAAGCTTATAAGTGCTTCATGAGTTCAGAAGAACTGGATGCCATTCGTGAAAAGCAAAAAGATAACGGCGAGAAGCCCCGTTATCCCGGTACATGGCGTGATCGTACAGATCACCCGGAAGGTCAGCCTTTTGTTATCCGTTTCAAAAACCCGCAGGAAGGCACGGTAGTTATTAACGACCATATCCGTGGCAAAATCGAAATCAGTAATAAAGAGCTGGATGATCTGATCATTCAGCGTTCTGACGGTTCGCCTACTTATAACTTCTGTGTTGTAGTGGATGACTGGGATATGGGTATTACCCACGTAGTGCGTGGCGAAGACCACATTAATAACACGCCACGCCAGATTAATATCCTGGAAGCATTGGGTGCGCCGGTGCCTGAATACGCTCACGTATCTATGATTCTTGGTGATGATGGCAAGAAGCTTTCTAAGCGTCATGGTGCTGTGAGTGTAATGCAGTATCGCGATGATGGTTATCTGCCGCAGGCGGTACTTAACTATCTGGTTCGTCTGGGTTGGTCTCACGGTGATCAGGAAATCTTCTCACTGAAAGAAATGATTGAATATTTCGATCTGGATGCCATTGGTCAGTCTGCTTCTGCTTTTAATACTGAAAAACTGGTATGGCTGAATCAACACTACATGAAAACGCTGCCGGCCAGTGAGGTTGCGTCACGTCTGAAATGGCATTTTGATGAGATGAATATCGATTTGGCAGCCGGACCGGCATTGGAATCGGTTATTGCTATTCAGGCTGATCGTGTCAAAACGCTCAAAGAGCTGGCGGAAATCAGTACTTACTTCTATGTGGACTTTGAAGATTTCGATGCGAATGCTGCGAAAAAGCATCTGCGACCTGTTGCCAAAGAGCCTCTGGAGATGGTTAAAGATAAGTTGTTGGCTATTGAAGAATGGAATCCGGAAAATATCGGTGCTGCTATTAATGCGGCGGCAGAATCTCTGGGTGTGGGAATGGGTAAAGTCGGTATGCCTCTACGTGTTGCAGCAACCGGAAGTGGTAACTCTCCGTCGCTGGATGTAACG